A segment of the Bacteroidia bacterium genome:
TTGAAGAACGCTTCCCTGACTATCAAAACGTAATTCCTGTAGACTCGCCCAACCAAGTGATAGTCAATACTGATTCTTTTATTAAAGCTCTCAAACTAGTTTCTCTATATTCTAACGCACACACACATCAAATCCGCTTAAAAATACAAGGAAACATGCTTACCTTAAACGCAGAAGACCTTGAATTTGCTAACGAAGCTTCGGAATATATCCCTTGTGGGCATGAAGGCGAAGATATGGAAATTGGCTTCAATGCTAATATGTTACTTAACGTTGTTTCTAACATTCCTTCAAAAGAAACTACTTTTATGATGTCTACTCCTAACAGGGCGTGCTTGGTTGTACCTACTGAAAATGATGCTAATGAAAGCTTAATTATGCTAATTATGCCTGTTATGCTTTCTTCGCCCTCTTATTCTTAATATACAAAGAAATTTTCAGTGGCATACGCATGTATGCCACTTTTTTATGTAGTTAGCTTTGTGATTTTAGTTATTTTGCCGCAAGCTCTTTTTAAGAATAACCGAACGCAGCTTTTTTACCGCTTCTAAACTACGTAGAGTAGGTCTGACTAAAAGATCTTCTTCTATTCCAATAATTTTACTCGTATCTTGCAAGCAAGGTAAGGATTTCATTTCAGGATACAAGCGCAGCAAAGTTTGTTGTACAGTTGATTTTTGTTGATGACTTACTACTAAATATTCAGGTCGTTGAGATAGGATAAATTCACGTGTAAGTACAGGATAAGCCATATAAGTGATGCTTTCGGCAATGTTTTGACCACCTGAAATATAGACCATATCATTGATAAAACTGTTTTTACCCGCAGTATAAAGAGGTTGAGTACCTATGGCTACCCACATTTTAGGGCGGTGCAAAGGCGAATACTGTGCATATTCCTGAATTACTTTCTCTACACTATCGGCTATTTGATTAGACTTTATCTCTTTGCCAAGCAGCTT
Coding sequences within it:
- a CDS encoding helical backbone metal receptor, with product MLHKLKFYCIAVSLFLMSEACQTTKNKKEYKSFNIVDDVKQNHFFSHHPRRVVCLVPSVTELLYAIDADSQIVAVTEHCNYPERAKNHPKKLVVYPNVSTEQVLALKPDVILASTEIISIKLIEQFKPHQIPVFFVNYQTLNDIPRTVRVLGKLLGKEIKSNQIADSVEKVIQEYAQYSPLHRPKMWVAIGTQPLYTAGKNSFINDMVYISGGQNIAESITYMAYPVLTREFILSQRPEYLVVSHQQKSTVQQTLLRLYPEMKSLPCLQDTSKIIGIEEDLLVRPTLRSLEAVKKLRSVILKKSLRQNN